In Leishmania donovani BPK282A1 complete genome, chromosome 28, one DNA window encodes the following:
- a CDS encoding DNA repair protein, putative, translating into MSTQLLPFQKEGVGWMMQREMNHIGGIMADHLGMGKTVQMIGLCLVSDKVNKGLYSKQIRQRIMLAEGSRLMTVLRQLQRISVVANCSRINRPADDLSSLIATTADLLKTKQGNYKGVRAEIDKWLTFAGKFHPSYQKRALDFLDDVERKEFHLINSKELRTLVVVPAALMLQWKSEIESKVKASRKITMYLYHGESKLISSTELETFDFVITTYDTLTNSAASAFIPGDDPRTFAFSRKEAGPLFHIQWKRIILDEAHMIRHARTQRWRAVQELQGLHRWAVTATPLHNSIDDLQNLLHFIGLPRLPVLPGGNAEELLADPLLQRSIAKSLQPAFLRRGPVMMRNGVKEVLVKLPPKTEVVIKQPFSVRESHMYNSILARSRSALATSENKEGVFHIFAMMTRLRQACCHSWISQGRAVQISVCGICKSEASSPVATKCGHAFCHECLLLRFRDAVDGDDIATRIECPTCAHTITFSSVFKRTTPNSSQRIAQYKNNEFELSTKLRMVLRSIHDMQKNHPADKMIIFSQFTSFMDVISVALDRYNIAFLRIDGTMSLSNRNAVIRQFQTSEHIKIVLASKTATGVGLNLTAANHVVVVDPWWNPAIEEQAVHRCYRIGQKKPVYVTRFIIADTIEQYCYEICQRKKEFGDAVLRAATAGDSGAKVAASRLQELMSRLKYVGDGEQEDSATKTSDDARGGDKGAQQTPSATENDATHNREFNSLHGHSDESETTVV; encoded by the coding sequence ATGAGCACGCAGCTACTGCCTTTTCAGAAGGAAGGTGTGGGATGGATGATGCAGCGCGAAATGAACCACATCGGTGGCATCATGGCGGATCATCTCGGTATGGGAAAAACAGTGCAGATGATTGGCTTGTGTCTGGTGTCTGACAAAGTGAACAAAGGATTGTATTCGAAGCAAATACGGCAGCGGATAATGCTAGCTGAGGGGAGTCGCTTGATGACGGTGCttcggcagctgcagagaaTCAGTGTCGTCGCTAACTGCTCGCGAATCAACCGGCCGGCGGACGACCTTTCCTCACTCATCGCCACTACCGCAGATCTGCTGAAAACGAAACAGGGGAACTACAAGGGAGTTCGTGCAGAGATTGACAAGTGGCTGACGTTTGCGGGCAAGTTTCATCCTTCCTATCAGAAGCGCGCGTTAGATTTCCTCGATGATGTCGAAAGGAAGGAGTTTCATCTCATCAACTCAAAGGAATTGCGCACCCTTGTTGTTGTTCCGGCGGCCCTCATGCTCCAATGGAAGTCTGAGATCGAATCTAAAGTGAAGGCTTCCCGAAAAATCACCATGTACCTCTATCACGGTGAGAGCAAGCTGATCAGCAGCACGGAGCTTGAAACGTTTGACTTTGTCATCACCACCTACGATACACTTACGAACTCTGCGGCTTCGGCTTTTATTCCTGGTGACGATCCGCGAACGTTTGCCTTCAGTCGAAAAGAGGCTGGCCCGCTTTTTCACATTCAGTGGAAACGAATCATTCTCGACGAGGCCCACATGATTCGCCACGCACGGACGCAACGCTGGCGCGCCGTTCAGGAGCTGCAAGGGCTTCACCGATGGGCTGTGacggcgacaccgctgcaCAACTCCATCGATGACTTGCAGAACCTTCTCCATTTTATCGGTCTTCCGCGTTTGCCTGTGTTGCCAGGAGGCAACGCCGAGGAGCTTCTCGCCGATCcgttgctgcagcggagTATTGCAAAGTCTCTACAGCCGGCATTTCTGCGACGTGGCCCAGTGATGATGCGAAATGGTGTGAAGGAGGTCCTCGTAAAGCTTCCACCAAAGACGGAGGTCGTCATTAAGCAGCCGTTCAGCGTGAGGGAGTCACACATGTACAACAGCATCTTGGCACGCTCAAGAAGCGCCTTGGCGACAtcagaaaacaaagagggCGTCTTTCATATCTTTGCCATGATGACGAGGCTTCGGCAGGCTTGCTGCCACAGCTGGATCAGCCAGGGCCGTGCCGTTCAGATCTCTGTTTGCGGCATTTGCAAGAGTGAGGCAAGCTCGCCAGTGGCCACCAAGTGTGGCCACGCGTTCTGCCACGAGTGCTTGCTGCTACGGTTCCGTGACGCggtcgacggcgacgacatAGCCACGCGAATCGAGTGCCcgacgtgcgcgcacactaTTACCTTCAGCTCTGTGTTCAAAAGGACAACACCAAACTCAAGCCAGCGAATTGCTCAATACAAGAATAATGAGTTCGAGCTGAGCACGAAGCTCCGGATGGTGCTGCGCTCTATTCACGATATGCAGAAGAATCATCCCGCTGATAAAATGATCATTTTTTCCCAGTTCACCTCCTTCATGGACGTCATCAGCGTCGCGTTGGATCGTTACAACATTGCGTTTCTGCGCATCGACGGGACAATGTCGCTGTCCAACCGAAATGCTGTCATTCGTCAGTTTCAGACTAGCGAACACATAAAGATCGTGCTGGCAAGCAAGACAGCAACTGGTGTTGGCCTGAATCTCACCGCGGCGAATCACGTGGTGGTAGTCGATCCTTGGTGGAACCCCGCCATCGAAGAGCAGGCTGTGCACCGTTGCTATCGCATCGGGCAGAAGAAGCCGGTGTACGTAACGAGATTCATTATTGCGGACACTATTGAGCAATACTGCTACGAAATTTGCCAGCGGAAGAAAGAGTTTGGCGACGCAGTcctgcgcgccgccacggcgggcGACTCAGGTGCCAAAGTAGCTGCCTCGCGCCTTCAAGAACTCATGTCACGCCTGAAGTATGTCGGAGACGGCGAGCAAGAGGACTCTGCCACGAAGACGTCTGacgacgcgcgcggcggtgacaAAGGCGCACAGCAAACACCTTCAGCCACTGAGAATGACGCCACTCACAACCGTGAATTCAATAGTCTCCACGGTCACAGCGATGAAAGTGAGACCACCGTTGTGTAG
- a CDS encoding RNA polymerase B subunit RPB8, putative: protein MSANPVILEDTFTVNGVNTEGTVYLRVSRIRCVNQDGSLTITTDINSEEFPVSTNDRLTIVLANSLELGGKTGSKYYDHSVYHRETRLNDCDYAMHGRVYGHEVVENGLEVNVHISCGGLLVNIVGKPQGLRDVHYNSDVYILIKRVKN from the coding sequence ATGAGTGCAAACCCCGTCATTCTCGAGGACACCTTCACGGTGAACGGTGTCAACACCGAAGGTACGGTGTACCTTCGAGTGTCGCGTATTCGCTGTGTCAATCAGGACGGCTCCCTCACAATAACGACGGACATCAACTCCGAGGAGTTCCCTGTTTCCACGAACGACCGCCTGACGATCGTGCTGGCCAACTCGCTTGAGCTAGGGGGCAAGACGGGTAGCAAGTACTACGATCACAGCGTTTACCACCGCGAGACGCGACTGAATGACTGTGACTACGCCATGCACGGCCGCGTCTACGGACATGAGGTAGTCGAGAACGGCCTAGAGGTTAATGTGCACATTAGCTGCGGTGGCTTGCTAGTGAACATTGTCGGCAAGCCGCAGGGGCTGCGAGATGTGCACTACAACAGCGACGTGTACATTCTGATCAAGCGCGTCAAGAACTGA
- a CDS encoding calmodulin-like protein, producing MPAGFNDACSAFFRKHFDLFDRDKIGRARNEDFATLIRACGATPLEASIEDLIAIADPSHRGSFSFDDFCAALKKAFAVSISPQEVREAFQGFDPDKRGLITPHELRYFLTTLGDVLSAEEMNEFVEEMHSEMDIEGNLVVADSIYKMTPEMLR from the coding sequence ATGCCGGCGGGGTTTAATGATGCGTGCTCGGCGTTTTTCCGAAAGCACTTCGACCTCTTTGACCGCGACAAGATTGGGCGCGCTCGAAACGAAGACTTTGCCACGTTGATTCGTGCCTGCGGTGCTACCCCATTAGAGGCCAGCATCGAGGATCTCATAGCCATCGCAGACCCGAGTCACCGTGGCAGCTTCAGCTTTGACGACTTCTGCGCAGCTCTGAAGAAGGCGTTTGCAGTCTCGATATCTCCACAAGAAGTGCGTGAGGCATTTCAGGGCTTTGACCCGGACAAACGTGGCCTCATCACCCCGCACGAGCTCCGTTACTTTCTTACCACCCTGGGCGACGTTCTCAGCGCCGAGGAGATGAACGAATTTGTGGAAGAGATGCACTCCGAGATGGACATCGAGGGCAACCTAGTCGTGGCCGACAGCATCTACAAAATGACCCCGGAGATGCTCCGCTAG
- a CDS encoding putative dual-specificity protein phosphatase, putative: protein MESILASLQWESEALPLPGSHSTVPDDDFPPWKCISEVIPGLYLTCASEMADKTKCAAMGVALVINMCGEDDVTKYRVFERDESAAYAFRRLDSQESFVCELSSYCRIAMNTPKAQRKVFVVTIPAEDTPTYSIEQHFVECAVLMEIVLRSRKGYETVSDEDYTTVPAVAVHCMVGVSRSASVVVAYFIKKYGLSQDDAISLIRCTRPVVQPNPGFQRQLSMWMALRSHRIVDEWTAKVLAVEVKTKSNLVELASTMLPTILRAKKCENERRYFGSLIKNASPTEAELHAVYRELRSVVAADVDSEVYTDIPNYFGYVAEVVCSIDCAAPAVLQYATDFRNSLVCNDAFYYRVVKDVARSGFEKDTFDTIRGFCSLFEAIYVKHLCARDCGHPAALNPSAGDTGLPSACALSFPFLFLVAPYAEGFVQFSEWNALVNEFATTGDALSATELRRLKNETVRMFLQFFFQSSRTAEGSAATESYTKLGFLQNDVEVVTFRAVKSDLKTGGGFIASLESVVAVSQSVDDHVAFLLLCKMLSGILAFRLLLEAAEQFLCQTYGERLGESVPLAEELLPLHVISSAALSLESAYTAVHCKPCKAGDFFREELSSLLETGVLNPAGVVSLFQATP from the coding sequence ATGGAGTCTATCCTCGCCTCTTTGCAGTGGGAGAGCGAGGCACTGCCTCTACCTGGCTCACACAGCACAGTTCCCGATGATGACTTCCCGCCTTGGAAGTGCATCAGTGAGGTGATCCCTGGTCTCTACCTTACTTGCGCCTCCGAGATGGCCGATAAGACAAAGTGCGCCGCGATGGGTGTCGCTCTTGTCATCAACATGTGCGGGGAAGATGACGTTACGAAGTACCGCGTCTTTGAAAGGGACGAGAGCGCAGCATATGCGTTTCGCCGGCTTGATTCGCAGGAGAGTTTTGTCTGCGAGTTGAGCAGCTACTGCCGTATTGCAATGAACACCCCAAAGGCGCAAAGAAAGGTGTTTGTTGTGACCATTCCTGCAGAAGATACGCCGACGTACAGCATCGAACAGCACTTCGTGGAGTGTGCAGTGCTTATGGAAATTGTTTTGCGGTCTAGAAAAGGCTACGAAACGGTTAGCGATGAGGACTACACAACTGTCCCGGCTGTGGCAGTGCATTGCATGGTTGGCGTAAGCCGGTCGGCCTCCGTTGTCGTTGCCTACTTCATAAAGAAATACGGCTTGTCCCAAGACGACGCTATCAGTCTAATCCGCTGCACGCGCCCGGTAGTGCAGCCAAACCCCGGGTTCCAGCGGCAACTCTCCATGTGGATGGCTCTCCGAAGCCACCGCATCGTTGACGAATGGACGGCCAAGGTGCTTGCTGTCGAAGTAAAGACCAAGTCGAACCTTGTCGAGCTAGCAAGCACGATGCTGCCAACCATCTTGCGTGCGAAGAAGTGTGAAAACGAGCGTCGCTACTTTGGGTCGCTCATCAAAAATGCTTCGCCGACCGAAGCAGAGCTGCATGCTGTATACCGGGAGCTTCGCTCGGTTGTCGCGGCGGATGTCGATAGTGAGGTCTACACAGACATTCCCAACTACTTCGGTTACGTTGCGGAGGTTGTGTGCAGCATAGATTGCGCTGCTCCAGCGGTGCTGCAATACGCCACGGACTTTCGCAACTCACTCGTGTGCAACGATGCATTCTATTATCGTGTAGTGAAAGATGTGGCTCGCTCTGGTTTTGAAAAAGACACGTTCGACACCATTCGCGGCTTTTGCTCGCTGTTTGAAGCCATCTACGTCAAGCACCTCTGCGCTCGCGACTGTGGCCACCCCGCAGCCTTGAACCCAAGTGCCGGCGATACGGGGTTGCCGTCAGCGTGCGCGCTTTCAttcccttttttgtttcttgtAGCGCCTTACGCCGAGGGGTTTGTGCAGTTTAGCGAGTGGAACGCGCTGGTCAATGAATTCGCGACTACAGGGGACGCGCTGAGCGCCACCGAGCTTCGGCGACTGAAAAACGAGACGGTGCGCATGTTTCTTCAGTTCTTCTTCCAATCTTCGCGCACTGCCGAAGGGTCTGCCGCAACAGAGAGCTACACGAAGCTTGGCTTCTTGCAAAACGATGTTGAGGTGGTGACATTTAGGGCAGTGAAGTCGGATCTGAAGACTGGCGGCGGCTTCATTGCCTCACTCGAGAGCGTCGTGGCGGTTTCCCAGTCAGTGGACGACCACGTTGCGTTTCTCCTGCTATGTAAAATGTTGAGCGGCATACTCGCTTTTCGTCTTCTTTTGGAAGCAGCGGAGCAGTTCCTGTGCCAGACATACGGCGAGCGACTGGGAGAAAGCGTGCCGCTTGCTGAGGAacttctgccgctgcatgTGATCTCTTCGGCGGCTTTGTCACTAGAAAGCGCGTACACGGCAGTGCATTGCAAACCATGCAAGGCCGGTGATTTCTTCAGAGAGGAGCTTTCGAGTCTTTTGGAGACTGGAGTGTTGAATCCTGCTGGTGTGGTGTCGCTCTTCCAAGCAACGCCGTAG
- a CDS encoding RNA binding protein rbp16, putative produces MFRASSVSRIAPSLALLNTGKVVSWMSGRGFGFIEDNADKRQHFVHFSALQTETGGYRALAVDQEVEFEVASQDGRTRAENVTAPGGGKLPSGPRPPEGAPSGRGGFGGGRGRGRGGRNSNRQDRGGDRDGGRQNDNNFSDEF; encoded by the coding sequence ATGTTCCGTGCCTCCTCTGTTTCCCGCATTGCGCCATCCCTGGCGTTGCTGAACACCGGCAAGGTCGTCTCGTGGATGAGCGGCCGTGGCTTTGGCTTCATCGAGGACAATGCGGACAAGAGGCAGCACTTTGTCCACTTCTCTGCACTCCAGACGGAGACGGGAGGCTACCGCGCGCTCGCGGTTGATCAGGAGGTCGAGTTCGAGGTGGCGTCGCAGGACGGACGTACCCGTGCTGAGAACGTGACAGCCCCCGGTGGCGGCAAGCTCCCCTCGGGCCCCCGCCCGCCGGAGGGTGCCCCAAGCGGTCGTGGTGGCttcggcggtggccgtggtCGTGGCCGTGGTGGCCGCAACAGCAACCGCCAAGACCGCGGAGGGGATCGCGATGGCGGCCGTCAAAATGACAACAACTTCAGCGATGAGTTCTAG